In one window of Crocosphaera subtropica ATCC 51142 DNA:
- a CDS encoding ArdC-like ssDNA-binding domain-containing protein has product MTATQTKQSKTSKAMELLEEGISNLLQSGDWRQYLQVQSQFHNYSFNNIVLIVLQYPKASRVAGYRKWQELGRQVKKGSKAIKILAPLTKKIEKENDNGEKQKINALVGFRTVNVFDVSQTEGEELPAISSSVLNGDDQGLLERLKAFSLDNKVPVKFEGILGGANGCCRYDTTTGNPIEITVDPLLPPLHQAKTLAHEIAHSLLHSRKQYDSHIPRSMAELEAESTAFLILKHFGLDSGDYSFPYVACWQEGEDAIANLRQAGTRLQKAANQVIDWVESHSNSD; this is encoded by the coding sequence ATGACCGCTACACAGACTAAACAGAGTAAAACAAGTAAAGCGATGGAGTTGCTTGAAGAAGGAATTAGTAATTTACTGCAATCTGGTGACTGGAGACAATATTTACAGGTTCAATCTCAATTCCACAACTATTCATTTAATAATATCGTTTTGATTGTCCTACAATATCCGAAAGCCTCAAGAGTTGCTGGTTATCGTAAATGGCAAGAATTAGGACGACAAGTTAAAAAAGGTTCTAAAGCTATTAAGATTTTAGCCCCTTTAACCAAGAAAATCGAGAAAGAAAATGACAATGGCGAAAAACAAAAGATTAACGCTTTAGTTGGCTTTAGAACCGTCAATGTCTTTGACGTTAGCCAAACTGAAGGGGAAGAGTTACCAGCTATCTCCTCTTCTGTTCTCAATGGGGACGATCAAGGGCTTCTCGAACGGCTTAAAGCATTCAGCCTCGATAATAAGGTTCCGGTCAAGTTTGAGGGCATTTTAGGGGGGGCTAACGGTTGCTGTCGCTACGATACCACCACAGGAAACCCCATTGAGATTACTGTAGATCCCCTCTTACCACCTTTGCATCAAGCTAAGACTTTAGCCCACGAAATTGCACATAGTTTACTCCATTCTCGGAAACAGTACGATAGCCACATCCCACGCAGTATGGCAGAGTTAGAAGCAGAATCTACCGCTTTCTTAATTCTTAAACACTTTGGCTTAGATTCTGGAGACTATTCTTTTCCTTACGTTGCTTGCTGGCAAGAAGGAGAAGACGCGATCGCTAACCTCAGACAAGCTGGTACTAGACTTCAAAAAGCTGCGAATCAAGTCATCGACTGGGTTGAGTCCCATTCTAATTCTGATTAA
- a CDS encoding HNH endonuclease — MTERKLTAQLKESIKIRANYCCEYCYSQEKFATQTFSIEHIYPLSKGGQTKLDNLALACQGCNNHKYNKIEGVDPITGDTMTLYHPRQQHWSDHFAWSHDYSLIVGLTPSGRVTVELLRLNREGLVNLRRILYSLGEHPP, encoded by the coding sequence ATGACTGAACGTAAACTTACCGCCCAACTCAAAGAATCTATCAAAATTAGAGCTAATTATTGTTGCGAATATTGTTATTCTCAAGAAAAGTTTGCTACACAAACCTTCTCCATTGAACATATTTATCCTCTCAGTAAAGGTGGTCAAACTAAATTGGATAACTTGGCTTTAGCTTGTCAAGGTTGTAATAACCATAAATATAATAAAATTGAAGGAGTTGATCCCATTACTGGTGACACTATGACTCTTTATCATCCTAGACAACAACATTGGTCAGATCATTTTGCCTGGAGTCATGATTATAGTTTAATTGTTGGTCTAACACCCAGTGGAAGAGTCACCGTAGAACTGTTACGTTTAAATCGAGAAGGTTTAGTTAATTTACGTCGAATTCTCTATTCTCTTGGAGAACATCCCCCTTAG
- a CDS encoding KTSC domain-containing protein — protein MELFKLDLTKVKAIGHDGNVPLGTLQILLENEDGNLEIKSVPAPLQALEGIKLISRLAEGERVEVPSIPPLSSQTLLDTITMIDTESLRCGGSSNVAAIGYESSQKVLQVDFNSNSRYRYFDVPFTVFSNFLKADSMGKFLNREIKPYYQYERVD, from the coding sequence ATGGAACTATTCAAGTTAGACTTAACTAAAGTAAAAGCCATTGGACATGACGGAAATGTACCTTTAGGAACCTTACAAATTCTCTTAGAAAATGAAGACGGGAACTTAGAAATTAAGTCGGTTCCTGCACCACTGCAAGCCTTAGAAGGTATTAAATTAATCAGTAGGTTAGCAGAAGGTGAAAGGGTAGAAGTTCCTAGTATTCCCCCATTATCTTCACAAACTTTGCTCGATACAATCACCATGATTGATACAGAGTCTTTACGCTGTGGGGGAAGTTCTAATGTAGCGGCCATTGGCTACGAATCTAGCCAAAAAGTTTTACAAGTCGATTTTAATTCTAATAGCCGTTACCGTTATTTTGATGTTCCTTTCACTGTGTTTTCTAACTTCCTTAAAGCTGATAGTATGGGTAAATTTCTTAATCGAGAAATTAAACCCTATTATCAATATGAACGAGTTGATTAA